From a single Lolium rigidum isolate FL_2022 chromosome 7, APGP_CSIRO_Lrig_0.1, whole genome shotgun sequence genomic region:
- the LOC124674461 gene encoding ras-related protein RABH1b, translating into MAPVSALAKYKLVFLGDQSVGKTSIITRFMYDKFDNTYQATIGIDFLSKTMYLEDRTVRLQLWDTAGQERFRSLIPSYIRDSSVAVIVFDVASRQSFLNTSKWIEEVRTERGSDVIIVLVGNKTDLVDKRQVSIEEGEAKAKDLGVMFIETSAKAGFNIKALFRKIAAALPGMETLSSAKQEDMVDVNLKSGNANSSQSQAQAGGCSC; encoded by the exons ATGGCCCCCGTCTCGGCCCTGGCCAAGTACAAGCTGGTCTTCCTCGGCGACCAGTCCGTCGGCAAGACCAGCATCATCACCCGGTTCATGTACGACAAGTTCGACAACACCTACCAG GCCACGATTGGTATTGACTTCCTGtcgaagacaatgtatcttgaagACAGAACTGTGAGACTCCAACTCTG GGATACAGCTGGTCAGGAAAGATTCAGGAGTTTAATTCCAAGCTACATCAGAGATTCTTCAGTTGCTGTTATTGTATTCGATGTTGCAA GCAGGCAGTCTTTCTTGAACACGTCGAAGTGGATAGAGGAAGTCCGGACAGAGAGAGGCAGTGATGTCATCATTGTGCTTGTTGGGAACAAAACTGACCTTGTTGACAAGAG GCAAGTTTCCATTGAGGAAGGGGAAGCCAAGGCAAAAGACCTGGGTGTGATGTTTATTGAAACAAGTGCTAAAGCTGGTTTTAACATTAAG GCTCTGTTCCGCAAGATTGCTGCTGCACTTCCTGGAATGGAGACCCTTTCATCAGCAAAGCAAGAAGATATGGTTGATGTTAACCTGAAGTCCGGCAACGCGAACTCATCCCAGTCACAGGCACAGGCTGGGGGATGCAGTTGTTAG
- the LOC124678239 gene encoding NAD-dependent malic enzyme 62 kDa isoform, mitochondrial — MASISRSLRRSLAPDTCHRLLLQARGFVTAECHRPVVLHKRGPDILHDPWFNRGTAFSMTERDRLGLRGLLPPSVVSSQQQIDRFMGDLKRLEQNARDGPSDTYQLAKWRILNRLHDRNETMYYKVLIDNIEEYAPIVYTPTVGAVCQNYSGLFRRPRGMYFSAEDRGEMMSMVYNWPADQVDMIVVTDGSRILGLGDLGVQGMGISIGKLDLYVAAAGINPQRVLPVMIDVGTNNEKLLKDPLYLGLQEHRLEGEEYVEIIDEFMEAVFSRWPNVIVQFEDFQSKWAFRLLQRYRNTYRMFNDDVQGTAGVAIAGLLGAVRAQGRPMIDFPKQKIVVAGAGSAGIGVVNAASRTMARMLGNNDVAFESARSQFWIVDAHGLVTEERADIDPDARPFARRKSELTHQGLSEGASLLEVVKKVKPDVILGLSAVGGLFSKEVLEALKDSSSSRPAIFAMSNPTKNAECTPEEAFSILGEKVVFSSGSPFDNVDLGDGKIGHSNQGNNMYLFPGIGLGTLLSGAQIVSDGMLQAAAERLASYMKEEEVLQGIIYPPTSRIREITQEVAAAVVREAVAENIAEGYRDMDARELARLSEEETVDYVKKNMWNPVYPTVVYKRD, encoded by the exons ATGGCGTCCATCTCGCGGAGCCTCCGGCGATCCCTCGCCCCCGACACCTGCCACCGCCTCCTCCTGCAGGCGCGGGGCTTCGTCACGGCCGAGTGCCACCGCCCCGTCGTCCTCCACAAGCGCGGCCCCGACATCCTCCACGACCCATGGTTCAACCGG GGCACGGCGTTCTCGATGACGGAGAGGGACCGCCTCGGCCTCCGCGGCCTGCTCCCGCCCAGCGTCGTCTCCTCGCAGCAGCAGATCGACCGATTCA TGGGCGACCTGAAACGGCTGGAGCAAAACGCGAGAGATGGGCCATCTGATACGTACCAACTCGCGAAATGGCGTATTCTCAACAGGCTGCATGACAGAAACGAAACAATGTACTACAAG GTCTTAATAGATAATATCGAGGAGTATGCACCTATTGTTTACACACCGACTGTTGGTGCTGTTTGCCAAAATTACAGTGGCTTATTTAGACGGCCTCGGGGAATGTATTTTAGTGCAGAAGATCGTGGGGAAATGATGTCCATGGTGTACAACTGGCCAGCTGATCAG GTTGATATGATAGTGGTGACTGATGGAAGCAGGATATTGGGCCTCGGTGATCTAGGGGTGCAAGGTATGGGGATTTCTATCGGAAAGCTGGATTTATATGTTGCTGCTGCTGGAATAAATCCCCAGAGG GTTCTTCCAGTTATGATTGATGTGGGAACGAACAATGAGAAACTCCTCAAGGATCCTCTTT ATCTTGGGCTACAGGAACACCGTCTTGAAGGAGAAGAATATGTTGAAATTATTGATGAATTCATGGAAGCTGTTTTTTCTCGTTGGCCCAATGTGATTGTACAG tttgaagatttccaaagcaagTGGGCATTCAGGTTGTTGCAGCGTTATAGGAACACATACCGCATGTTTAATGATGATGTGCAG GGAACTGCTGGCGTTGCAATAGCTGGTCTGCTGGGAGCTGTACGTGCACAAGGAAGGCCGATGATAGACTTCCCAAAGCAAAAGATTGTTGTTGCAGGTGCTGGCAG TGCTGGGATTGGTGTTGTGAATGCTGCAAGCAGGACAATGGCAAGGATGCTGGGAAACAATGATGTTGCTTTTGAGAGTGCTAGGAGTCAATTCTGGATAGTCGATGCTCAT GGTTTAGTAACAGAGGAACGTGCAGACATTGACCCAGATGCACGTCCTTTTGCTAGGAGAAAGAGTGAACTGACTCACCAAGGCCTAAGCGAGGGGGCAAGCTTGCTTGAAGTG GTTAAAAAGGTGAAGCCTGATGTCATACTTGGACTATCTGCTGTTGGTGGTTTGTTCTCAAAGGAG GTTCTGGAAGCACTAAAAGATTCATCCTCTTCCAGACCAGCAATTTTCGCAATGTCCAATCCAACTAAGAATG CTGAATGTACACCTGAAGAAGCCTTTTCAATTCTTGGTGAAAAGGTTGTGTTTTCTAGTGGAAGTCCATTTGACAATGTGGATCTTG GTGATGGGAAGATCGGCCACTCTAATCAAGGAAATAACATGTATCTCTTTCCCGG AATAGGACTTGGAACCCTGTTGTCTGGTGCACAGATTGTCTCTGATGGGATGCTTCAGGCCGCAGCAGAGCG CTTGGCTTCATACATGAAAGAGGAAGAAGTTCTCCAAGGGATAATTTACCCTCCAACCTCCAG AATACGTGAAATCACTCAGGAGGTGGCAGCAGCAGTTGTGAGGGAAGCTGTTGCAGAGAACATAGCTGAGGGATATCGTGACATGGATGCACGTGAACTTGCAAGACTCAGTGAG GAAGAAACTGTCGATTATGTCAAGAAGAACATGTGGAATCCAGTGTATCCAACAGTAGTGTACAAGAGGGACTAG